In Daucus carota subsp. sativus chromosome 4, DH1 v3.0, whole genome shotgun sequence, one DNA window encodes the following:
- the LOC135152305 gene encoding uncharacterized protein LOC135152305 — protein sequence MEVDHYAILGLPSGVQGTKLSLQEIKKAYESKALKLHPDKTHMNFQRLQNSYEILKDTKTRKACDDRVRAKHEEVLLREKMRKKRELAEEKAQEEEERKNVKMRAEMKKKNEPEVDTDLDFILNVTLVLLVSLGIFN from the coding sequence ATGGAAGTAGATCATTATGCTATTCTTGGTTTACCAAGTGGTGTACAAGGTACCAAACTCTCTCTGCAAGAAATCAAAAAAGCATATGAATCAAAAGCTTTAAAACTTCATCCAGACAAAACTCACATGAATTTTCAGAGACTCCAAAACTCGTATGAGATCCTCAAGGACACCAAAACTCGAAAAGCTTGCGATGATCGTGTTCGAGCGAAACATGAAGAGGTTTTACTGCGCGAGAAAATGAGGAAGAAAAGAGAGTTAGCGGAGGAAAAAGCtcaagaagaggaagaaagaaAGAATGTGAAGATGAGGgctgagatgaagaagaaaaacGAGCCCGAGGTTGACACAGATTTAGATTTTATCCTTAATGTAACTTTAGTTCTTTTAGTTTCCTTaggtatatttaattaa
- the LOC108216382 gene encoding MICOS complex subunit MIC10 — MAENKQIPAQYDVNAKWDACLDLGIRRFVYSSVGGAFAGLLLFRTPVTRWASVAFGAGLGIGSAYSECSTKFDGTSKKD; from the exons ATGGCAGAAAACAAACAAATCCCAGCACAATACGATGTTAACGCAAAGTGGGATGCTTGTCTCGATTTGGGCATCCGTCGATTCGTTTACTCTTCTGTCGGCGGCGCTTTCGCCGGTCTCCTCCTCTTCC GAACTCCTGTGACCCGCTGGGCATCAGTAGCTTTTGGTGCTGGATTGGGTATTGGTTCTGCATACTCAGAGTGCTCTACTAAATTTGACGGGACTTCCAAAAAG GACTGA
- the LOC108218764 gene encoding uncharacterized protein LOC108218764: MKCLYVIFMLLILTNGSVCSGDEVNHDHKSILERVEEQTYEGVEKVKETAKGVNSKLKDVYEKTKGADLDTPKRVLEDIERNVSTGLGSAKEFVQRVTKGGMQNTEEGVKGKHGYSKDWKASILGVLHLLGLSMAFGMSMWMRFVSCYILGDVLPRKQFALVETKMYPVYFRIQACCIGIVFTAHILSHGPRVFSNFLEVLHALNITVALLMSIGKILYLEPLATRIKSRRQKLEKDAGRGRVTTRPSSGIADDAGDPVTATTERQEEAEGERETCMLSDKLKTLNKISSHLNIMTIISLAVHLVYVGQKINVICV; encoded by the exons ATGAAGTGTTTGTATGTGATATTTATGTTACTCATACTTACTAATGGAAGTGTTTGCTCAGGAGATGAAGTTAATCATGATCATAAAAGTATTTTGGAAAGAGTTGAAGAACAAACATACGAAGGTGTGGAAAAAGTAAAGGAGACTGCTAAGGGAGTAAATAGTAAGCTTAAGGATGTTTATGAAAAAACAAAGGGGGCTGACCTTGATACACCCAAGAGGGTGCTGGAGGATATTGAAAGAAATGTTTCCACAGGTTTAGGGTCGGCAAAGGAGTTTGTGCAAAGAGTTACAAAGGGTGGCATGCAGAACACAGAGGAAGGGGTGAAGGGGAAACACGGTTATTCCAAGGACTGGAAGGCTTCTATACTAGGAGTGCTTCATTTGCTTGGATTATCAATGGCTTTCGGAATGTCAATGTGGATGAGGTTTGTTTCATGTTATATTCTGGGAGATGTTTTGCCAAGAAAACAATTTGCATTGGTGGAGACCAAGATGTATCCTGTTTACTTTAGGATACAGGCTTGCTGTATTGGAATTGTATTCACGGCACATATCTTGAGCCATGGGCCTAGAGTTTTCTCAAACTTTTTGGAGGTGCTTCATGCTCTCAACATAACTGTAGCCCTCTTGATGTCCATAGGCAAGATACTTTACTTGGAGCCTCTTGCTACAAGG ATAAAGTCTAGGAGACAAAAGTTGGAAAAGGATGCAGGGAGAGGAAGAGTTACAACTCGTCCAAGCTCAGGAATAGCCGACGATGCTGGTGATCCAGTGACTGCTACAACAGAGAGGCAGGAAGAAGCTGAAGGTGAAAGAGAGACCTGTATGTTGAGTGACAAGTTAAAGACCCTGAACAAGATCTCCTCACACCTTAATATAATGACAATAATATCACTCGCGGTGCATCTTGTGTATGTCGGCCAGAAGATCAATGTGATCTGTGTCTAG
- the LOC108218762 gene encoding uncharacterized protein LOC108218762, whose protein sequence is MMNGVALLLILTSLVGGSFWSPTPHENDPNPNVVIREGHQSVVVEYDQQGKDGNTKVSISPHEADNSKEEETSTHKFGPRELVCDAFGKCKHKIANVLGKVGDKTKEEVLKGVDKAKEVISEGSGKLKDGIENIKESDVVKKPTRTIESIGKNTEMKEVMDEGKSKLKDVYEKAKEVDAVDTPKRVAEDVERNMSKAMGFVQRVVKGGASKLKEEGKENANRLGEMAEKVVDGAKDGGHRMKETAKRAGGSASDSLKEGAHMVREMAEKTTIKTQRSIRERLKDMLVYSGGMNSLIGLVHLLGFSMAFGMSMWVTFASSYILGDALPRQQFGMLQSRVYPVYFKVQACSIAVAFLAHLYGRRYLLNRWEVINVTNIVIAVLLSLVNLLYLEPRATQVMFQRVKLEKDAGRGRVTSRLTSGIADDAGEPVTATTERQEEVQPETQTSVLSEKLRTLNRLSSYVNVLTLMSLSLHLVYLGQRIQVN, encoded by the exons ATGATGAATGGTGTGGCTCTTCTTCTCATTTTAACATCACTTGTTGGTGGAAGCTTCTGGTCTCCAACACCACATGAAAATGATCCAAATCCAAATGTTGTCATTAGGGAAGGCCATCAATCTGTAGTGGTCGAATATGATCAACAAGGCAAAGATGGCAACACAAAAGTCTCAATATCCCCTCATGAGGCAGATAATTCAAAAGAAGAGGAGACAAGTACTCACAAGTTTGGCCCGAGAGAGCTTGTTTGTGATGCATTTGGCAAGTGCAAACATAAGATTGCCAATGTTCTAGGGAAAGTTGGAGACAAGACGAAAGAAGAAGTGTTGAAAGGTGTAGATAAAGCTAAGGAGGTTATTAGTGAAGGGAGTGGTAAGCTGAAAGATGGAATTGAGAATATAAAAGAGAGTGATGTAGTGAAAAAGCCAACTAGAACAATAGAGAGTATTGGGAAGAATACGGAAATGAAAGAGGTCATGGATGAAGGGAAAAGTAAACTTAAAGATGTTTATGAAAAAGCAAAAGAGGTCGATGCAGTGGATACGCCCAAGAGAGTAGCTGAAGATGTTGAGAGGAATATGTCAAAGGCGATGGGTTTTGTGCAAAGAGTTGTGAAAGGTGGTGCTTCTAAGTTGAAGGAGGAGGGTAAGGAGAATGCCAACCGCTTAGGAGAAATGGCAGAGAAAGTAGTAGATGGTGCTAAAGATGGTGGTCATAGGATGAAAGAAACCGCCAAAAGGGCAGGAGGATCAGCTTCGGATAGTTTGAAAGAAGGTGCTCATATGGTTAGAGAGATGGCAGAGAAAACTACTATCAAGACGCAAAGAAGCATAAGAGAAAGGTTGAAAGACATGTTAGTATATTCTGGTGGGATGAATTCATTGATAGGACTTGTTCATTTGCTTGGCTTTTCAATGGCTTTTGGGATGTCAATGTGGGTGACTTTCGCTTCTTCTTATATTTTAGGAGACGCCCTACCAAGACAACAATTTGGCATGTTGCAAAGCAGAGTATATCCTGTTTATTTCAAAGTCCAGGCTTGCTCAATAGCGGTTGCTTTCTTAGCCCATCTCTATGGAAGAAGGTATTTGCTAAACCGTTGGGAGGTGATTAATGTCACCAACATTGTTATAGCTGTTCTGCTGTCCTTGGTTAATTTGCTTTATCTGGAACCTCGTGCTACACAG GTGATGTTTCAAAGGGTCAAATTAGAGAAAGATGCAGGTAGAGGGAGAGTTACATCTCGATTAACCTCTGGAATAGCGGATGATGCTGGTGAACCGGTGACGGCTACCACAGAAAGGCAGGAAGAAGTTCAACCTGAAACACAAACTTCTGTACTCAGCGAAAAACTGAGGACACTGAACAGACTATCCTCCTATGTTAATGTACTCACATTAATGTCACTTTCCCTCCATCTAGTTTATCTTGGACAGAGAATTCAAGTGAACTAG
- the LOC108218763 gene encoding patellin-3, with amino-acid sequence MADENPTKSPPETPASPPEKTHFPAAEPISVTEKETPLDPSPTSQEQDQKEPIQQEHLTPEAEKPQKVPESQGSFKEESNKVIDLSDPEKKSLDELKTHVQELGEAQIYGVPLLVDERSDVILLKFLRARDFKVKEAFLMLKNTLKWREEFGIESLIEEKLGDDLDKVVFTDGFDKDGHPVCYNVYGEFQNKELYKKTFGDQEKRNNFLKWRIQFLEKSIRKLDFSPGGINTIFQVSDLKNSPGPGKTEHRIATKQALQLLQDNYPEFVAKQVFINVPWWYLAFYTMISPFMTQRTKSKFVFASPARTAETLFKYIAPEQVPIQYGGLSVDFCDCNPTFTNNDPASEITIKPATKQTVEILVNEKCTIIWELRVVGWEVSYSAEYVPRTEGSYTVILHKAKKMSPTDEPVISMSYKITELGKLLLTVDNSTSKKKKLLYRFKVEPLCD; translated from the exons ATGGCCGACGAAAACCCCACGAAATCCCCGCCGGAAACACCCGCTAGCCCACCGGAAAAAACCCATTTTCCGGCAGCTGAGCCCATTTCAGTTACAGAAAAAGAAACCCCCCTTGACCCTTCACCAACCAGTCAAGAACAAGACCAGAAAGAACCAATCCAACAAGAACACTTAACCCCGGAAGCTGAAAAGCCCCAGAAAGTCCCTGAATCTCAAGGCTCTTTCAAAGAAGAGAGCAACAAAGTGATAGATCTCTCAGATCCAGAGAAAAAGTCACTTGATGAGCTGAAAACCCATGTTCAAGAACTGGGTGAAGCTCAAATTTATGGGGTCCCACTTTTGGTAGATGAGAGGAGTGATGTGATTCTGCTGAAGTTCTTAAGGGCTAGGGATTTTAAGGTAAAGGAAGCATTTTTAATGCTCAAGAACACTTTGAAGTGGAGAGAGGAGTTTGGGATTGAGAGCTTAATTGAGGAGAAACTTGGTGATGATCTTGATAAAGTTGTGTTTACTGATGGGTTTGATAAAGATGGTCATCCTGTTTGTTACAATGTGTATGGTGAGTTTCAGAACAAGGAGTTGTATAAAAAGACTTTTGGTGATCAAGAAAAGAGGAATAATTTTCTGAAGTGGAGGATTCAGTTTTTGGAGAAGAGTATTAGGAAGCTTGATTTTAGTCCTGGCGGTATAAACACTATCTTTCAGGTTAGTGATCTGAAGAACTCGCCTGGACCGGGTAAGACGGAGCACAGGATAGCTACTAAGCAGGCTCTACAGTTGCTTCAGGATAATTATCCTGAGTTTGTTGCAAAGCAG GTGTTCATTAATGTCCCTTGGTGGTATCTGGCCTTTTATACGATGATCAGTCCATTCATGACGCAGAGGACCAAAAGCAAGTTCGTATTCGCCAGCCCTGCCAGAACTGCAGAAACACTTTTCAA ATACATCGCTCCAGAACAAGTACCGATACAATATGGTGGTTTAAGTGTGGATTTCTGTGATTGTAATCCTACATTTACTAACAATGATCCAGCATCAGAGATTACTATTAAACCAGCCACTAAGCAAACCGTGGAAATCCTAGTAAATGAG AAGTGCACTATTATCTGGGAATTGCGAGTAGTTGGCTGGGAAGTGAGTTACAGTGCTGAATATGTGCCCAGAACTGAAGGTAGCTACACTGTAATTTTACACAAGGCAAAGAAGATGTCCCCAACGGATGAACCAGTCATTTCCATGAGTTACAAGATCACTGAGCTTGGTAAGCTGCTGCTTACAGTTGATAATTCGACTTCCAAGAAGAAGAAGCTGCTTTACAGGTTCAAGGTGGAACCGTTGTGCGATTAA